The proteins below come from a single Syntrophales bacterium genomic window:
- the rlmN gene encoding 23S rRNA (adenine(2503)-C(2))-methyltransferase RlmN: MSGKPHLKDMTLEEMEAYFAEMGKERYRARQVMKWLYQRGAQSFDVMTDLSKEFRDKLKEMVEIRDPEIVKTSTSIDGTKKVLFQLEDGHKVESVLIPGKNHWTACLSTQVGCAMGCLFCFTGTIGLKRNLRASEIVGQLIRLRFETPEGASVKNVVLMGMGEPLANYENTLKAIKNFTSDYGMGFSTRKITVSTCGIAPKIVQLGHDIRVNLAVSLNAPDNERRSTLMPINRLYPIEALLQACRDYPMPGRRMLTFEYVLLGDFNDTIQDAKKLARLLRGIRCKVNLIAFNEFPGSRFKSPSPEAIRNFQQVLLDAGYTTIVRTSRGKDICAACGQLSGQ, from the coding sequence ATGTCGGGAAAACCCCACCTCAAAGACATGACCCTAGAAGAAATGGAAGCCTATTTCGCCGAGATGGGCAAGGAACGATATCGTGCGCGACAGGTTATGAAGTGGCTTTACCAGCGGGGAGCGCAATCTTTCGATGTTATGACAGATCTATCAAAGGAATTCCGCGACAAATTAAAAGAAATGGTGGAGATTCGTGACCCGGAGATAGTGAAAACGAGCACTTCCATCGATGGCACTAAAAAGGTCCTATTTCAACTTGAAGATGGGCACAAAGTGGAAAGTGTACTCATACCAGGCAAAAATCACTGGACCGCCTGTCTATCTACCCAGGTGGGGTGTGCGATGGGTTGTCTTTTCTGTTTCACAGGAACCATAGGATTGAAGAGAAACTTGAGAGCATCAGAAATAGTTGGTCAGTTGATTAGGCTTCGTTTTGAAACACCTGAAGGTGCCAGTGTAAAGAATGTAGTTCTCATGGGCATGGGGGAACCTCTAGCAAACTACGAAAATACACTGAAGGCAATAAAAAACTTCACGTCAGATTATGGAATGGGATTTTCCACCCGCAAGATAACGGTTTCCACCTGCGGTATAGCTCCTAAGATCGTCCAACTTGGGCACGACATCCGCGTTAATCTTGCCGTGTCACTAAACGCCCCAGATAACGAACGACGCAGTACGTTGATGCCCATAAACCGCCTATACCCCATAGAGGCCCTTCTACAGGCATGTCGAGACTATCCCATGCCTGGTCGGCGTATGCTAACTTTTGAATACGTTCTCTTGGGTGATTTTAACGACACCATCCAGGATGCCAAAAAACTCGCCCGCCTGTTGAGGGGAATACGTTGCAAAGTGAATTTAATTGCATTCAACGAATTTCCCGGATCACGCTTCAAATCACCTTCTCCCGAGGCTATAAGAAATTTCCAACAGGTACTTCTTGATGCTGGATATACCACAATCGTAAGGACGAGCAGAGGCAAAGATATATGTGCGGCATGCGGCCAACTGAGCGGTCAATGA
- a CDS encoding flavodoxin family protein has product MKVFAVNASSRKDGNTAILINTVLEEIKKEGIETELLQLAGHELKGCKACYKCFKNKNGRCAQGTDMLNEILEKMSSADGIVLGSPTYFCDVSANMKALIERCGIVARANNYMLKRKVGAAVVAARRAGSIQALNSINLFFQYMQMIIPGSSYWNMAIGGNIGEVLKDEEGLRTMKDLGANIVWLLKKLSK; this is encoded by the coding sequence ATGAAGGTGTTTGCTGTGAACGCCAGTTCCCGTAAAGATGGTAACACTGCTATTTTAATCAACACTGTCCTGGAAGAAATAAAAAAAGAGGGGATTGAAACAGAGTTATTACAACTCGCTGGTCATGAATTAAAAGGTTGTAAGGCCTGTTACAAATGTTTCAAAAATAAAAATGGTCGTTGCGCTCAAGGCACGGATATGTTGAACGAAATCCTAGAAAAGATGTCATCCGCCGATGGTATCGTCCTGGGATCTCCTACCTACTTTTGCGATGTAAGCGCCAACATGAAAGCGTTGATTGAAAGGTGTGGCATCGTAGCCCGGGCCAACAATTACATGCTGAAAAGAAAAGTCGGAGCTGCTGTGGTGGCCGCCCGGAGGGCAGGATCGATACAAGCGCTTAATTCCATAAACCTCTTCTTCCAATACATGCAGATGATAATCCCAGGCTCAAGTTACTGGAACATGGCCATAGGAGGAAATATTGGGGAGGTACTAAAAGACGAGGAAGGCTTGAGAACAATGAAAGATTTGGGCGCCAATATCGTCTGGTTGCTGAAAAAGCTCTCTAAATAA
- a CDS encoding radical SAM protein codes for MNRIEGELGVCKTGRWAILSSYGPHFGEESPLVGRYGSGTIFFASCNLLCSFCQNYDISHLRYGDEVSPNDLATVIIRLQKMGCHNINFVTPTHVVPQILEALPIAIEAGLNIPLVYNCGGYETLLTLRLLDGVFDIYMPDFKFWNNEWAEKFCGVTDYRERAQEALLEMHRQVGDLIVDERGIAKRGLIIRHLVMPQNIAGTEEIVRFIATKISPHSYVNIMAQYRPCGRAVGDPFIGRRITPQEFADAIEKARRAGLYRLDKG; via the coding sequence GTGAATCGCATTGAAGGGGAGTTAGGTGTATGCAAAACGGGAAGATGGGCCATTCTGTCCAGCTATGGACCGCATTTTGGTGAAGAATCCCCCCTTGTGGGAAGGTACGGTTCGGGAACCATATTCTTCGCTTCCTGCAATCTCCTCTGTTCTTTCTGCCAGAATTACGACATCAGCCATCTCAGATACGGAGATGAAGTCAGCCCCAATGATCTTGCTACAGTTATAATACGCCTCCAAAAAATGGGCTGTCACAACATAAACTTCGTTACACCAACGCATGTAGTTCCTCAAATACTGGAGGCTTTACCCATCGCGATTGAAGCCGGCCTTAACATCCCCCTTGTTTACAACTGCGGTGGTTATGAAACTCTTTTAACTCTCCGCCTACTGGACGGTGTTTTCGACATCTACATGCCAGATTTTAAGTTCTGGAATAACGAGTGGGCAGAAAAGTTCTGTGGTGTGACTGACTACAGGGAACGCGCCCAGGAAGCCCTGTTGGAGATGCACAGACAGGTAGGCGATCTCATCGTAGACGAACGAGGTATAGCCAAACGAGGACTTATCATCAGGCACCTCGTCATGCCCCAAAATATCGCCGGTACAGAAGAAATCGTGCGATTCATCGCGACGAAAATATCCCCCCACAGCTACGTAAATATTATGGCGCAGTACAGGCCTTGCGGCAGAGCCGTTGGAGATCCCTTTATAGGACGACGCATCACGCCTCAGGAATTTGCGGATGCTATCGAAAAAGCACGAAGAGCAGGGCTTTACCGCCTGGACAAAGGATAA